A region of the Paracoccus pantotrophus genome:
CCAGCGCCGAAAAGGCCTCGTCCATCAGCAGGATCTCGGCATCATTGGCCAGCGCCCGCGCCAGGCCCACGCGCTGCTGCATGCCGCCGGAAAGCTGGCGGGGATAGTATTCCTCGTAGCCCTGCAGGCCGACGCGGCCGATCCAGTGCCGCGCCCGCTCCTCGGCCTCGGCGATGCCGCGGATGTCCAGCCCATAGGCGACGTTGCGCAGCACGGTGCGATGCGGCAGCAGCGCGAATTTCTGGAACACCATCGCGGTCTTTTGCCGGCGGAAGTCGCGCAGCTGCGCCGGCGTCATCGTCACCACGTCCTGCCCGTCGTAAAGCACCTGCCCCACCGTCGGCCGGATCAGCCCGTTGATATGGCGGATCAGCGTCGACTTGCCCGAACCCGACAGCCCCATGATGACCGTGATCCGGCCATGCGGGATGGTCAGGTTGATGTCTTGCAGGCCCAGGACGTGATTGTGCCGGTCGTTCAGCTCGGCCTTGGTCAGCCCGGCCTTGACCGCCTCGACATGGCGACCGGCCTCGGGGCCGAAGATCTTGTAAAGGTCGCGGATCTCGATGTCATGCATGCCCGCCTCGGTCATTTGCCCGCCTCCGTGTGCTTTT
Encoded here:
- a CDS encoding quaternary amine ABC transporter ATP-binding protein; translated protein: MTEAGMHDIEIRDLYKIFGPEAGRHVEAVKAGLTKAELNDRHNHVLGLQDINLTIPHGRITVIMGLSGSGKSTLIRHINGLIRPTVGQVLYDGQDVVTMTPAQLRDFRRQKTAMVFQKFALLPHRTVLRNVAYGLDIRGIAEAEERARHWIGRVGLQGYEEYYPRQLSGGMQQRVGLARALANDAEILLMDEAFSALDPLIRMDMQSILLELQQELRKTIIFITHDLDEALRLGDKIAILRDGAMEQVGDGQEIVLRPANAYIAEFVREVNRGRIIEARTIAAPAADGRALPGFAVKARSRLDLVARRMTKAGVSEAQVRDGDRLVGIIDLPSILEAMVNPADAASDD